From one Coxiella-like endosymbiont genomic stretch:
- a CDS encoding MerR family transcriptional regulator, translating to MLNQKKGNPKPESELPPIPEKLYFTIGEVGKLCELRTHVLRYWEKEFSPLSPLKRRGNRRYYQLKDVLLVRKIRRLLYEEGYTIEGAKQKLSEDASHDKREYKAYETIRRAISELERIAAGLEMA from the coding sequence ATGTTAAATCAGAAGAAAGGAAATCCTAAACCGGAAAGCGAATTACCCCCTATTCCCGAAAAGTTATATTTTACAATTGGTGAAGTTGGCAAACTCTGTGAGTTACGTACTCATGTTTTGCGTTATTGGGAGAAAGAATTTTCTCCGCTGTCGCCCTTAAAACGACGAGGTAACCGTCGTTACTATCAATTGAAAGACGTTTTGCTGGTGCGAAAAATCCGCCGTTTACTTTATGAAGAAGGTTATACCATTGAAGGAGCTAAACAGAAGCTTTCTGAAGATGCTTCGCATGATAAAAGGGAATATAAAGCCTATGAGACCATCCGTCGTGCTATTTCAGAACTGGAAAGGATTGCAGCTGGTTTGGAAATGGCTTGA